Proteins from a genomic interval of Candidatus Nanosynbacter sp. HMT-352:
- a CDS encoding response regulator transcription factor — protein sequence MRLLVIEDERKIARVITESLKREKYAVDTAYDGEEGFNLADSQPYDLLIVDRMLPGLEGTEIVKKLRENGKNMPILFLTALSTTEDKTLGLDVGADDYLTKPFAIDELLARVRALLRRPPIQQPDILKIDDLKIDKQQQTVTRAGKNIDLTNKEYALLEYLMQHPNQILSKETLIDHVWDFDADILPNNVEAYIKNLRQKIDKPFKKQLIKTVRGFGYRIES from the coding sequence ATGCGACTGCTAGTCATTGAGGACGAACGAAAAATTGCGAGGGTCATAACCGAATCTTTGAAGCGCGAAAAATACGCGGTTGATACAGCGTATGACGGAGAAGAGGGCTTTAATTTGGCGGACAGTCAGCCGTATGATTTGTTGATTGTTGATCGAATGTTGCCGGGATTAGAGGGTACGGAGATTGTTAAAAAATTGCGTGAAAACGGTAAAAATATGCCAATTTTGTTTCTGACAGCACTGAGTACGACCGAAGATAAAACTCTCGGGCTGGACGTGGGTGCTGATGATTATTTGACTAAGCCTTTTGCAATTGATGAATTGTTGGCGCGCGTGCGAGCTTTGCTTCGTCGTCCACCAATTCAGCAACCAGACATCTTGAAAATTGACGATTTGAAAATTGACAAGCAGCAGCAAACCGTAACGCGAGCTGGAAAGAATATCGACCTCACGAACAAAGAATATGCGCTGCTGGAATATTTGATGCAGCATCCGAATCAGATTCTCAGTAAAGAAACGCTGATTGATCACGTTTGGGATTTTGACGCTGATATTTTGCCGAATAACGTCGAGGCGTACATAAAAAATCTGCGCCAAAAAATCGACAAACCGTTCAAAAAACAATTGATAAAAACCGTGCGCGGTTTCGGTTATAGGATTGAATCATGA